A genomic stretch from Mycobacterium paraterrae includes:
- a CDS encoding DUF58 domain-containing protein encodes MQRGNIDDPKLSAALRTLELTVKRKLDGVLHGDHLGLIPGPGSEPGESREYQPGDDVRRMDWAVTARTTHPHVRQMIADRELETWLVVDMSASLDFGTAVCEKRDLAVAAAAAITFLNSGGGNRLGALIANGEKVTRVPARSGRQHEQTLLRTIATMPKAPVGVRGDLAVAIDALRRPERRRGMAVIISDFLGPINWMRPLRAIAARHEVLGVEILDPRDVELPDVGDVILQDAETGRSREFTIDEQLRDDFAKAAEAHRADVARTLRSCGAPLLSLRTDRDWIADIVRFVESRRRGALAGRQ; translated from the coding sequence ATGCAGCGCGGAAACATCGACGATCCCAAGTTGTCGGCGGCGTTGCGGACCCTCGAGCTCACGGTCAAACGCAAGCTCGACGGTGTCCTGCACGGTGACCACCTCGGCCTGATCCCCGGTCCGGGTTCGGAGCCGGGGGAGTCACGCGAGTACCAGCCGGGCGACGACGTGCGCCGGATGGACTGGGCGGTCACCGCGCGGACCACGCATCCGCACGTTCGGCAGATGATCGCCGACCGGGAGCTCGAGACGTGGCTGGTGGTCGACATGTCGGCCAGCCTGGACTTCGGCACCGCGGTCTGCGAGAAGCGTGATCTGGCGGTGGCGGCCGCGGCGGCCATCACGTTCTTGAACAGCGGCGGCGGAAACCGGCTCGGTGCGCTGATTGCCAACGGCGAGAAGGTAACTCGCGTACCGGCCCGCTCTGGGCGGCAGCACGAGCAGACGTTGTTGCGCACGATCGCCACGATGCCGAAGGCGCCGGTGGGCGTGCGAGGCGACCTGGCGGTGGCCATCGACGCGTTGCGCCGTCCCGAGCGCCGCCGCGGGATGGCGGTAATCATCAGCGACTTCCTCGGGCCGATCAACTGGATGCGCCCGCTGCGGGCGATCGCGGCGCGTCACGAGGTCCTCGGCGTCGAGATCCTGGATCCGCGTGACGTCGAGTTGCCCGACGTCGGTGATGTCATCCTGCAAGACGCCGAGACGGGTCGCTCCCGTGAATTCACCATCGACGAACAGTTGCGCGACGACTTCGCGAAAGCGGCAGAGGCGCACCGCGCCGACGTGGCCCGAACGTTGCGCAGCTGCGGGGCGCCGCTCCTTTCGCTGCGCACCGACCGGGATTGGATCGCCGACATCGTCCGTTTCGTCGAATCTCGCCGGCGCGGTGCACTGGCGGGGCGCCAGTGA
- the moxR1 gene encoding chaperone MoxR1, which yields MTSAGGPPPGTSGYPGPGSAPTAPAHAAPGGGGNGLAAEVHTLERAIFEVKRIIVGQDQLVERMLVGLLSKGHVLLEGVPGVAKTLAVETFAKVVGGSFARIQFTPDLVPTDIIGTRIYRQGKEEFDTELGPVVANFLLADEINRAPAKVQSALLEVMQERKVSIGGKSYPLPNPFLVMATQNPIEHEGVYPLPEAQRDRFLFKINVGYPSPEEEREIIYRMGVKPPEPKQILDTGDLIRLQEIASNNFVHHALVDYVVRVVTATRHPEQLGMNDVKSWISFGASPRASLGIIAASRSLALVRGRDYVIPQDIVEVIPDVLRHRLVLTYDALADEISSEIVINRVLQTVGLPQVNAVPQQGHSVPPAMQAAGAASGR from the coding sequence ATGACATCAGCAGGCGGGCCGCCGCCGGGCACCAGCGGTTACCCGGGTCCGGGCAGCGCACCAACGGCCCCTGCGCATGCGGCCCCCGGTGGTGGCGGCAATGGCTTGGCGGCCGAGGTACACACCTTGGAGCGGGCCATCTTCGAGGTCAAACGCATCATTGTCGGCCAGGACCAGCTGGTCGAGCGGATGCTCGTCGGCTTGCTGTCCAAGGGCCACGTGCTGCTCGAGGGTGTGCCGGGCGTCGCCAAAACGCTGGCCGTGGAGACGTTCGCCAAGGTGGTCGGCGGGTCGTTCGCGCGCATCCAGTTCACTCCTGACCTGGTACCCACCGACATCATCGGTACCCGTATCTACCGGCAGGGCAAAGAGGAGTTCGACACCGAGCTAGGTCCGGTCGTCGCCAATTTCCTGCTTGCGGACGAGATCAACCGTGCGCCGGCCAAGGTGCAGTCCGCGCTGCTGGAGGTCATGCAGGAGCGCAAGGTCTCTATCGGCGGCAAGAGCTATCCGTTGCCCAACCCGTTCCTGGTGATGGCGACGCAGAACCCGATCGAGCACGAGGGCGTCTACCCGCTGCCCGAAGCGCAACGTGACCGCTTTCTGTTCAAGATCAACGTCGGCTATCCCTCGCCGGAAGAAGAGCGCGAGATCATCTACCGGATGGGCGTCAAGCCGCCAGAGCCCAAGCAGATCCTGGACACCGGTGACCTGATTCGGCTGCAGGAGATCGCGTCGAACAACTTCGTCCACCATGCGCTGGTCGACTACGTGGTGCGGGTCGTCACGGCCACCCGTCACCCCGAGCAGCTCGGCATGAACGACGTGAAGAGCTGGATCTCGTTCGGTGCGTCGCCGCGTGCATCACTGGGCATCATCGCGGCCTCGCGGTCGCTGGCGCTGGTGCGTGGTCGCGACTACGTGATCCCGCAGGACATCGTCGAGGTGATCCCCGACGTGCTGCGTCACCGCCTCGTGCTGACCTACGACGCGTTGGCCGACGAGATCTCTTCGGAGATCGTCATCAATCGCGTGCTGCAGACCGTCGGCTTGCCGCAGGTCAACGCTGTTCCGCAGCAAGGCCATTCGGTTCCGCCGGCGATGCAGGCCGCGGGTGCGGCCAGCGGTCGGTGA
- a CDS encoding VWA domain-containing protein, protein MTLPLLGPMTLSGFAHPWFFLFLAVIAAIVALYVFAQLARQRRMLRFANMELLESVAPKQPTRWRHLSAILLVASLLLFTIAMAGPTHDVRIPRNRAVVMLVIDVSQSMRATDVEPNRMAAAEVAAKEFAGELTPGINLGLIAYAGTSTVLVQPTTNRDATKAALDKLQFADRTATGEGIFTALQAIATVGAVIGGGDTPPPARIVLFSDGKETMPTNPDNPKGAFTAARTAKDQGVPISTISFGTPYGFVEINGQRQPVPVDDSTMKKVAELSGGTHYDAANLQELKQVYASLQQQIGYETIRGDASIGWLRLGSLVLALAGLAALLINRRLPT, encoded by the coding sequence ATGACATTGCCGTTGCTCGGACCGATGACGCTGTCCGGGTTTGCCCACCCATGGTTCTTCCTGTTCCTGGCAGTGATCGCGGCGATCGTCGCGTTGTACGTCTTCGCGCAGCTGGCCCGGCAGCGCCGGATGCTGCGTTTCGCCAACATGGAACTGCTGGAAAGCGTTGCGCCCAAACAGCCCACGCGTTGGCGGCACCTGTCGGCGATCCTGCTGGTCGCCTCGCTGCTGTTGTTCACCATTGCGATGGCCGGCCCTACCCACGACGTCCGGATTCCGCGCAACCGGGCCGTCGTGATGCTCGTCATCGACGTGTCCCAGTCCATGCGGGCCACCGACGTCGAGCCCAACCGGATGGCCGCCGCGGAGGTTGCGGCCAAGGAGTTCGCCGGTGAGCTGACACCCGGTATCAACCTCGGCCTGATCGCCTATGCGGGGACGTCGACCGTGCTGGTCCAGCCGACGACCAACCGTGACGCGACCAAGGCTGCGCTGGACAAGCTGCAGTTCGCCGATCGGACCGCGACCGGTGAGGGTATTTTCACCGCGCTGCAGGCGATCGCCACCGTTGGTGCGGTGATCGGCGGCGGCGATACCCCGCCGCCGGCCCGCATCGTGTTGTTCTCCGACGGTAAAGAGACGATGCCGACAAACCCCGACAACCCCAAGGGGGCGTTCACCGCGGCGCGGACGGCCAAGGACCAGGGCGTGCCGATTTCGACCATCTCGTTCGGCACCCCGTATGGGTTCGTGGAGATCAACGGTCAACGCCAGCCGGTGCCGGTTGACGACAGCACGATGAAGAAGGTTGCCGAGCTCTCCGGCGGCACCCACTACGACGCCGCGAACCTTCAGGAGCTCAAGCAGGTCTACGCCTCGCTGCAACAGCAGATCGGCTACGAGACCATCAGAGGCGACGCGAGCATCGGTTGGCTGCGCCTGGGTTCGCTGGTGTTGGCGCTGGCTGGCCTGGCGGCGCTGCTGATCAACCGGCGGCTGCCGACCTGA
- the inhA gene encoding NADH-dependent enoyl-ACP reductase InhA: MAGLLEGKRILVSGIITDSSIAFHIAKVAQEAGAQLVLTGFDRLRLIQRIADRLPEKAPLIELNVQDEKHLDTLAERVIAEIGEGNKLDGVVHSIGFMPQTGMGVNPFFDAPYEDVAKGIHISAYSYASMAKALLPIMNSGGSIVGMDFDPSRAMPAYNWMTVAKSALESVNRFVAREAGKFGVRSNLVAAGPIRTLAMSAIVGGALGDEAGAQMQLLEEGWDQRAPIGWNMKDPTPVAKTVCALLSEWLPATTGTIIYADGGASTQLL, encoded by the coding sequence ATGGCAGGACTTCTCGAAGGCAAACGGATCCTGGTCAGCGGGATCATCACCGACTCCTCGATCGCGTTTCACATCGCGAAGGTCGCGCAGGAGGCGGGAGCGCAGTTGGTGCTCACCGGTTTCGACCGGTTGCGGTTGATCCAGCGGATCGCCGACCGGCTGCCGGAAAAGGCGCCGCTGATCGAACTCAACGTGCAAGACGAGAAGCACCTCGACACGCTGGCCGAACGCGTGATCGCCGAGATCGGCGAGGGCAACAAGCTCGACGGGGTGGTGCACTCGATCGGCTTTATGCCGCAGACCGGCATGGGTGTCAACCCATTCTTCGACGCGCCCTACGAAGATGTCGCGAAAGGTATCCACATTTCGGCGTATTCGTACGCCTCCATGGCCAAGGCGCTGCTGCCGATCATGAACTCCGGTGGCTCGATCGTGGGTATGGACTTCGACCCGAGTCGCGCCATGCCGGCGTACAACTGGATGACAGTCGCCAAGAGCGCGCTGGAATCGGTCAACCGGTTCGTGGCCCGTGAAGCGGGCAAGTTCGGCGTGCGGTCCAATCTCGTTGCGGCCGGACCGATCCGGACCCTCGCGATGAGCGCCATCGTCGGCGGAGCACTCGGTGACGAGGCGGGTGCTCAGATGCAGCTGCTCGAGGAGGGCTGGGACCAACGGGCCCCGATCGGCTGGAACATGAAAGATCCGACACCGGTGGCCAAGACGGTGTGCGCCCTGTTGTCGGAGTGGTTGCCGGCCACCACCGGGACCATCATCTACGCCGACGGCGGCGCCAGCACTCAGCTGCTGTAG
- the fabG1 gene encoding 3-oxoacyl-ACP reductase FabG1: MTDVATDGGKPPFVSRSVLVTGGNRGIGLAIAQRLAADGHKVAITHRGSGAPQGLFGVECDVTDSAAVDRAFTAVEEHQGPVEVVVSNAGVSADAFLIRMTEERFEKVIDANLTGAFRVVQRASRSMQRKRFGRLIFIGSVSGTWGIGNQANYAASKAGVIGMARSISRELSKANVTANVVAPGYIDTDMTRALDERIQEGALDFIPAKRVGTAAEVAGVVSFLASEDASYISGAVIPVDGGMGMGH; the protein is encoded by the coding sequence GTGACTGATGTAGCCACCGACGGCGGTAAGCCCCCATTCGTTTCTCGCTCGGTCCTGGTCACCGGCGGAAACCGCGGGATCGGGCTGGCCATCGCGCAGCGGTTGGCAGCCGACGGCCACAAGGTCGCGATCACGCATCGCGGGTCCGGCGCCCCCCAGGGATTGTTCGGCGTCGAGTGCGATGTAACGGACAGCGCGGCCGTCGATCGCGCGTTTACCGCGGTCGAGGAACATCAGGGCCCCGTCGAAGTGGTGGTGTCCAATGCCGGCGTTTCCGCGGACGCATTCCTCATCCGGATGACCGAGGAGCGCTTCGAGAAGGTCATCGACGCCAACCTCACCGGCGCGTTCCGGGTGGTGCAGCGCGCGTCGCGGAGCATGCAGCGCAAGCGATTCGGCCGGTTGATCTTCATCGGCTCGGTATCGGGCACCTGGGGCATCGGCAACCAGGCCAACTATGCCGCGTCGAAGGCCGGCGTCATCGGCATGGCCCGATCGATTTCGCGCGAGTTGTCCAAGGCCAACGTCACGGCCAATGTCGTCGCTCCCGGCTACATCGACACCGACATGACCCGCGCCCTGGACGAGCGGATCCAAGAGGGTGCGCTGGACTTCATTCCCGCCAAGCGCGTCGGCACCGCCGCTGAAGTCGCGGGAGTGGTCAGCTTTTTGGCTTCCGAGGATGCGAGCTACATCTCCGGAGCGGTCATCCCGGTCGACGGCGGCATGGGCATGGGCCACTGA
- a CDS encoding type IV toxin-antitoxin system AbiEi family antitoxin, with protein sequence MDEPFLGSEALTAGRVTRFKLRRYCVRLHHDVYLAKGVALTPTLRARACWLRSRRRGILAGFSASALHGSRWINAAWPAAIIDTNRRPVPGIRVWEERVEADEIIVLDGMRVTSPARTALDIARRYSLGVAVAGIDALAQAVELKPADIELLVERYRGRRWMIRARAALELIDGGAQSPRESWLRLLLVRGGLPAPQTQIPVYDEFGCLMAYLDMGWEDVMVAVEYDGDHHRTDRAQYVRDIRRHETVGRRGWIVVRVVAEDHPSDILRRVRAALAERA encoded by the coding sequence ATGGACGAGCCGTTTCTCGGCAGCGAAGCGCTGACTGCGGGCCGAGTGACCCGTTTCAAGCTGAGGCGATATTGCGTTCGGCTGCATCACGACGTATACCTCGCAAAGGGTGTCGCACTGACCCCGACCTTACGGGCCAGGGCCTGCTGGCTGCGCTCCCGGCGCCGCGGGATACTCGCCGGATTCTCCGCGTCAGCGTTACACGGCTCGCGCTGGATCAATGCCGCCTGGCCTGCGGCAATCATCGACACCAACCGCCGCCCGGTGCCCGGAATTCGGGTTTGGGAAGAACGCGTCGAGGCCGACGAGATCATCGTTCTCGACGGTATGCGCGTCACCTCTCCGGCCAGAACTGCGCTCGACATCGCCAGGCGGTACTCGCTGGGCGTGGCAGTGGCGGGAATCGATGCGCTGGCGCAGGCGGTCGAGCTGAAGCCGGCCGACATCGAACTGCTGGTGGAGCGTTACCGCGGCCGGCGTTGGATGATCCGCGCGAGGGCGGCTCTCGAGCTGATCGACGGGGGCGCACAGTCACCGCGAGAGAGCTGGTTGCGCCTGCTGCTGGTTCGCGGTGGGCTTCCAGCACCGCAAACTCAAATCCCGGTATACGACGAATTCGGTTGCTTAATGGCTTATTTGGACATGGGGTGGGAGGACGTGATGGTCGCGGTCGAGTATGACGGCGACCATCACCGAACGGATAGAGCGCAGTACGTAAGGGACATCCGGCGTCATGAAACTGTCGGACGCAGAGGGTGGATCGTCGTCCGGGTAGTCGCCGAGGACCATCCTTCGGACATTTTGCGCCGCGTGCGCGCCGCCCTGGCTGAGCGAGCGTAA